A part of Biomphalaria glabrata chromosome 3, xgBioGlab47.1, whole genome shotgun sequence genomic DNA contains:
- the LOC129925012 gene encoding uncharacterized protein LOC129925012, whose product MTHCIAYTEMTYLGVYRAMTYLGVYTEMTYLGVYTEMTYLGVYTEMTYLGVYREMTYLGVYREMTYLGVYREMTYLGVYTEMTYLGVYREMTYLGVYREMTYLGVYREMTYLGVYREMTYLGVYKEMTYLGVYTEMTYLGVYREMTYLGVYTEMTYLGVYTEMTYLGVYTEMTYLGVYTEMTYLGVYREMTYLGVYREMTYLGVYREMTYLGVYTEMTYLGVYREMTYLGVYREMTYLGVYKEMTYLGVYTEMTYLGVYREMTYLGVYTEMTYLGVYTEMTYLGVYTEMTYLGVYTDTHWTSYMLILVIIFFF is encoded by the coding sequence ATGACCCACTGCATTGCCTACACAGAGATGACCTACTTAGGTGTGTACAGAGCGATGACCTACCTAGGTGTCTACACAGAGATGACCTACCTAGGTGTCTACACAGAGATGACCTACCTAGGTGTCTACACAGAGATGACCTACCTAGGTGTCTACAGAGAGATGACCTACCTAGGTGTCTACAGAGAGATGACCTACCTAGGTGTCTACAGAGAGATGACCTACCTAGGTGTCTACACAGAGATGACCTACCTAGGTGTCTACAGAGAGATGACCTACCTAGGTGTCTACAGAGAGATGACCTACCTAGGTGTCTACAGAGAGATGACCTACCTAGGTGTCTACAGAGAGATGACCTACCTAGGTGTCTACAAAGAGATGACCTACCTAGGTGTCTACACAGAGATGACCTACCTAGGTGTCTACAGAGAGATGACCTACCTAGGTGTCTACACAGAGATGACCTACCTAGGTGTCTATACAGAGATGACCTACCTAGGTGTCTACACAGAGATGACCTACCTAGGTGTCTACACAGAGATGACCTACCTAGGTGTCTACAGAGAGATGACCTACCTAGGTGTCTACAGAGAGATGACCTACCTAGGTGTCTACAGAGAGATGACCTACCTAGGTGTCTACACAGAGATGACCTACTTAGGTGTCTACAGAGAGATGACCTACCTAGGTGTCTACAGAGAGATGACCTACCTAGGTGTCTACAAAGAGATGACCTACCTAGGTGTCTACACAGAGATGACCTACCTAGGTGTCTACAGAGAGATGACCTACCTAGGTGTCTACACAGAGATGACCTACCTAGGTGTCTACACAGAGATGACCTACCTAGGTGTCTACACAGAGATGACCTACCTAGGTGTCTACACAGATACACACTGGACATCTTACATGTTGATTCTGgttatcatttttttcttctag